Proteins from a single region of Neodiprion virginianus isolate iyNeoVirg1 chromosome 4, iyNeoVirg1.1, whole genome shotgun sequence:
- the LOC124301899 gene encoding phosphatidylinositol 5-phosphate 4-kinase type-2 alpha isoform X1 translates to MSSVPQVSSGLSKLKKKHFRVKHQKVKLFWANEPLLSVLMWGVNHTINELSHINIPVMLLPDDFRAYSKLKVDNHLFNKENMPSHFKIKEYCPLVFRNLRERFGIDDLDYKDSMTRCRTFNPSRAKRRPDSATAVGRTRQLVQRSATVPSIILSPPPSAVSHIPVLSKPQRAYSLKPKRLRSQPVIYDSSGKSGAKFYQSYDKLFIIKTLTSEEVERMHLFLKQYHPYIVERHGKTLLPQYVGMYRLTVDGDEHYFVAIRNAFSNHLPTHRKFDLKGSTVDREASDKEKEKDLPTYKDNDFVKEGMKIYIGEEAKRKLIDTLTADVGFLTHLNLMDYSLLLGVHDCARAEQENRERAEREADEDNREEEDDSESGSGQDTRGPTGECRQLGGFAVAGMSTPPESPHTALMRDSSLQYEGAIIPELDIYAIPSSDGAPSKEIYFLAIIDVLTHYGVRKQAAKAAKTVKYGANVDGISTCDPEQYGKRFIEFMSKAIE, encoded by the exons atgtcgagTGTACCGCAAGTTTCTAGCGGGCTAAGCAAGCTCAAAAAGAAACACTTTCGTGTTAAGCATCAAAAGGTGAAATTATTTTGGGCGAATGAACCGCTGCTTAGCGTGCTTATGTGGGGTGTCAATCACACG ATAAATGAGTTGAGCCATATCAACATACCAGTTATGCTGCTTCCCGATGATTTTAGGGCCTACAGCAAATTGAAAGTTGACAATCATCTTTTCAATAA AGAAAACATGCCGTCTCACTTTAAAATCAAAGAATACTGTCCGCTGGTCTTTAGAAATCTGCGAGAAAGGTTTGGAATAGACGACTTGGACTACAAGGACTCTATGACAAG ATGTCGGACGTTTAATCCTTCGCGAGCTAAACGGCGGCCAGACTCGGCAACTGCCGTTGGAAGGACTCGGCAATTGGTGCAGCGATCGGCGACAGTTCCCTCGATTATTTTATCCCCTCCTCCTTCTGCAGTTTCACATATTCCAGTTCTTTCTAAGCCGCAGCGTGCCTACAGTCTTAAACCAAAACGTTTGAG ATCTCAACCAGTTATCTATGACTCATCAGGTAAGAGTGGCGCCAAGTTTTACCAATCGTACGACAAGTTATTCATCATCAAGACTTTGACGAGTGAAGAGGTAGAAAGAATGCATTTATTTTTGAAGCAATACCATCCG tATATCGTTGAAAGGCATGGAAAAACGTTGCTGCCACAGTATGTGGGCATGTATCGCTTAACGGTTGACGGAGATGAGCATTACTTTGTTGCCATTAGAAATGCTTTCTCAAATCATCTTCCCACGCACCggaaatttgatttgaaagGATCGACAGTGGACAGAGAAGCCTCTGacaaagaaaaggaaaaagattTACCGACATACAAAGACAACGATTTTGTCAAagaaggaatgaaaatttacataGGGGAAGAGGCAAAGAGAAAGCTCATAGATACGTTAACAGCTGATGTCGGC TTTTTGACACACTTAAATCTGATGGATTACTCGCTGTTGCTTGGTGTTCACGACTGTGCACGAGCAGAACAAGAAAACAGAGAACGTGCCGAGAGAGAAGCTGATGAAGACAATcgcgaagaagaagacgatAGTGAATCCGGTAGCGGCCAAGATACTCGTGGCCCTACGGGAGAATG cCGGCAGTTGGGCGGCTTTGCGGTTGCAGGGATGTCAACTCCCCCAGAATCCCCGCATACCGCTTTAATGCGAGATTCCAGTCTACAGTATGAAGGCGCTATCATACCTGAGTTAGATATATACGCAATCCCAAGTTCAGATG GTGCCCCGTCgaaggaaatttattttttggccATCATAGATGTACTCACACATTATGGCGTGCGTAAACAAGCCGCAAAGGCAGCTAAAACCGTGAAGTACGGTGCAAATGTCGACGGTATATCAACTTGCGATCCGGAACAGTACGGGAAACGATTCATCGAATTCATGAGTAAAGCGATAGAATAA
- the LOC124301900 gene encoding CDGSH iron-sulfur domain-containing protein 3, mitochondrial isoform X1: MNSIVRVGGALKQSFRCNQYLQMQRVTFSSSIKEKEQPKIPKNALQSLFSANEQAENGKIYDKKPFKMRIEAGKHYHWCLCGRSKSQPLCDGTHRDVFIKVKQRPIRFMVDETKDYWLCNCKQTSNRPFCDGSHKRQEIQDAVRS; this comes from the exons ATGAATTCCATAGTTCGCGTTGGCGGAGCTTTAAAGCAAAGTTTTCGATGTAATCAATATCTACAAATGCAACGC GTCACCTTCTCGTCCTCtataaaagaaaaggaacaGCCTAAAATACCAAAGAATGCGTTGCAAAGTTTATTCTCTGCCAACGAGCAGGCAGAAAATGGTAAAATATATGATAAAAAGCctttcaaaatgcgaattgAAGCTGGAAAACATTATCACTGGTGCTTATGCGGCAGGAGTAAATCGCAACCATTGTGTGACGGCACACACAGAGATGTTTTTATAAAAGTTAAGCAGAGACCAATTAGATTCATGGTTGACGAAACAAAAGATTATTGGTTATGCAATTGCAAACAAACATCGAATAGACCTTTTTGCGATGGATCGCACAAGAGACAAGAAATTCAAGATGCAGTTAGGTCTTAG
- the LOC124301900 gene encoding CDGSH iron-sulfur domain-containing protein 3, mitochondrial isoform X2 — MALRMGKYSHVTFSSSIKEKEQPKIPKNALQSLFSANEQAENGKIYDKKPFKMRIEAGKHYHWCLCGRSKSQPLCDGTHRDVFIKVKQRPIRFMVDETKDYWLCNCKQTSNRPFCDGSHKRQEIQDAVRS, encoded by the exons ATGGCATTGCGAATGGGGAAATACTCACAT GTCACCTTCTCGTCCTCtataaaagaaaaggaacaGCCTAAAATACCAAAGAATGCGTTGCAAAGTTTATTCTCTGCCAACGAGCAGGCAGAAAATGGTAAAATATATGATAAAAAGCctttcaaaatgcgaattgAAGCTGGAAAACATTATCACTGGTGCTTATGCGGCAGGAGTAAATCGCAACCATTGTGTGACGGCACACACAGAGATGTTTTTATAAAAGTTAAGCAGAGACCAATTAGATTCATGGTTGACGAAACAAAAGATTATTGGTTATGCAATTGCAAACAAACATCGAATAGACCTTTTTGCGATGGATCGCACAAGAGACAAGAAATTCAAGATGCAGTTAGGTCTTAG
- the LOC124301899 gene encoding phosphatidylinositol 5-phosphate 4-kinase type-2 alpha isoform X2, with translation MSSVPQVSSGLSKLKKKHFRVKHQKVKLFWANEPLLSVLMWGVNHTINELSHINIPVMLLPDDFRAYSKLKVDNHLFNKENMPSHFKIKEYCPLVFRNLRERFGIDDLDYKDSMTRSQPVIYDSSGKSGAKFYQSYDKLFIIKTLTSEEVERMHLFLKQYHPYIVERHGKTLLPQYVGMYRLTVDGDEHYFVAIRNAFSNHLPTHRKFDLKGSTVDREASDKEKEKDLPTYKDNDFVKEGMKIYIGEEAKRKLIDTLTADVGFLTHLNLMDYSLLLGVHDCARAEQENRERAEREADEDNREEEDDSESGSGQDTRGPTGECRQLGGFAVAGMSTPPESPHTALMRDSSLQYEGAIIPELDIYAIPSSDGAPSKEIYFLAIIDVLTHYGVRKQAAKAAKTVKYGANVDGISTCDPEQYGKRFIEFMSKAIE, from the exons atgtcgagTGTACCGCAAGTTTCTAGCGGGCTAAGCAAGCTCAAAAAGAAACACTTTCGTGTTAAGCATCAAAAGGTGAAATTATTTTGGGCGAATGAACCGCTGCTTAGCGTGCTTATGTGGGGTGTCAATCACACG ATAAATGAGTTGAGCCATATCAACATACCAGTTATGCTGCTTCCCGATGATTTTAGGGCCTACAGCAAATTGAAAGTTGACAATCATCTTTTCAATAA AGAAAACATGCCGTCTCACTTTAAAATCAAAGAATACTGTCCGCTGGTCTTTAGAAATCTGCGAGAAAGGTTTGGAATAGACGACTTGGACTACAAGGACTCTATGACAAG ATCTCAACCAGTTATCTATGACTCATCAGGTAAGAGTGGCGCCAAGTTTTACCAATCGTACGACAAGTTATTCATCATCAAGACTTTGACGAGTGAAGAGGTAGAAAGAATGCATTTATTTTTGAAGCAATACCATCCG tATATCGTTGAAAGGCATGGAAAAACGTTGCTGCCACAGTATGTGGGCATGTATCGCTTAACGGTTGACGGAGATGAGCATTACTTTGTTGCCATTAGAAATGCTTTCTCAAATCATCTTCCCACGCACCggaaatttgatttgaaagGATCGACAGTGGACAGAGAAGCCTCTGacaaagaaaaggaaaaagattTACCGACATACAAAGACAACGATTTTGTCAAagaaggaatgaaaatttacataGGGGAAGAGGCAAAGAGAAAGCTCATAGATACGTTAACAGCTGATGTCGGC TTTTTGACACACTTAAATCTGATGGATTACTCGCTGTTGCTTGGTGTTCACGACTGTGCACGAGCAGAACAAGAAAACAGAGAACGTGCCGAGAGAGAAGCTGATGAAGACAATcgcgaagaagaagacgatAGTGAATCCGGTAGCGGCCAAGATACTCGTGGCCCTACGGGAGAATG cCGGCAGTTGGGCGGCTTTGCGGTTGCAGGGATGTCAACTCCCCCAGAATCCCCGCATACCGCTTTAATGCGAGATTCCAGTCTACAGTATGAAGGCGCTATCATACCTGAGTTAGATATATACGCAATCCCAAGTTCAGATG GTGCCCCGTCgaaggaaatttattttttggccATCATAGATGTACTCACACATTATGGCGTGCGTAAACAAGCCGCAAAGGCAGCTAAAACCGTGAAGTACGGTGCAAATGTCGACGGTATATCAACTTGCGATCCGGAACAGTACGGGAAACGATTCATCGAATTCATGAGTAAAGCGATAGAATAA